The following nucleotide sequence is from Coffea eugenioides isolate CCC68of chromosome 10, Ceug_1.0, whole genome shotgun sequence.
atgaaaaaaaattgagatgcaGAATCGATGTGTATCAGTAGCAACTACAATGGCATAGAATAAATGAGGCCCAGGAGGAAGCAAGTAAATGAGTGACATGATAAACCTTCTGGGAAATTCCCCACACTAGGAGATTTTGGTATAACAAGCCGAATGTGTGGGAGTTGAAACCAAGCTCATAGGGCAATAAAACTAGAAATAGAACCAAAACAAGACCAGTTGTATCCTCAACCTGGATATCACGAAATGAAGCCTCTTCAATTGTTAATTTGGAAGCAATTTCTGCAACTTGCTTGTATTTTTCTTCATATTTCTTGCCAAGTAACTCAGCCTGAAATTGAGCAAGACAAAAATTCTTTAAGATAGCAGAACACAGAAACCATCAGTAGACCTTTGGAGAGAAAATTCTTTGATTGGAAAAGATACCTCACGCTTATCTGCCAGTGCCCTTTCTGTGATTTCATTGAGTCGATTATCACATCTACTTTTGTAAAGAACCTAATTGGGATAAACAGGTAAACAACATGGGGCACACAACAACAAAGAAAATAAtgcacaattttttttaaaaaaaatcagtcAATAGATTCTTTAAAGCtcctaggaaaagaaagaaactcagTTACTTACTAGATCCTGCATTTTCGTCCGGTAAAACTCAAGCTTCTCTTTTGAATCTAGAAGTAACTTCTCCTTATTTTCAACCTTTCAATTGAACAAAAGATAGTTCAGCATCCTCTATAAGTTATGCCAGCTTTTAAACAAAATTCAGCAGAGATAAAAGATATCGTGAACCTTGCACAGCACCACACAGTGAATGATATCGTGAATAACAGACACTTATCCATTCAATTCAACACTTTAAATGACCAAATCATCAGCAAAGTTAATATATTTTCCTTGAGAGAGAAGCAAAACTGTGGTTAACCGATCACCCCTTGAAAAGGTAGTCAAATAACTAAAGCAGCAGGCCTGTAGCAAAACTGGAATAGCTGGATTATGCTTATATTTTGGGAAGAGGATATAAATTCCAAATGTTAATATATAGAATAAGTATTTCAAGATTTGTATTATCAAGTTACATCAGCACGCATGTTTTAGGCAGTCTTGTCATTGATTGTCCTTATCCTTTCTCTCACACATAAAACATAAATATCAGATAAGAAGAACCACAGCAGGTTGGGCTGACTACAGTACCACGAATAAGGTAAATAATAAAAGTCAAAAgatcagaaaagaaaaacttaatACTTCAAAGAATATCACTGCTCAAGTTAATGCAATCATTTCATGCAATTCAACTGGTGACACTTAAATTTTCTCCTTGTTGGCTTAATCTGGAATGAAATTTTTATAGCTCCAAAAATTATAACCATCATTTGCCAAAAGCAATGTAGGTTAGCAAGGTAAACCATATCCAACATTTCCATCAGAAAGGGTGGTGGAAGAGACCCTACCTTATTTTCAGTTTCTGCTGCAATTTGACCCTTCATCTCCAAAGAATTCTGCTGCCCGTTACTCAGCTCATTCACATGGGAATTCCCGACCAAAGGTCCTCTAGCATTCTGTTGACTGAATTGCACTGACCTTCCATCAGCCCGAGATACTGCTTGCATACCAGGCCTTACACCAGCTTGCATAATTGGCAGAGCACCAGATGAACTATGTTGTGGTCTCAAACCTAAACATACTCACAAAGTGATAATTACTCTAATGAGAAAGAAGGGCAAACAAAATTCTATTAGCACTGCCATCCAAATTTATACCATGATTTTGGCCCCAGCCAGCATTTCCATGAGATGCAGCTGGGGGCCCTGCTAGGGAGAGTAGAATCTCATCGAGCATAATAATAGAAGGAAGTTGCGGCGGCAAAGTGCGACCTTCCCTATACCGTTCCATCAGATAGAGAGCTATGCAGAATTCCCTCAAAGAAAGCATGCTATCGTTATCTTGATCTGATAAGTCCCAGACCTGCTTTAAGACCTCTGGCAAAAGGTGTACAATGGTATCACTGATTTTGACAAACTAGCATGCAACTTTGACATCACATCCCGACTTGAGAGAAGCAGAAGAGAATATGGCTATTTGAAACTTTAATAGTCTATAATCTAAAAAGATCATGATAGAACTTTGAAACTAAGACAAGGCATAACAGACAGAATGAAGCAAGACACTAAGCAAAAGTAAATGCACACCTCTCGGGAGTCTCCAACTTAAGAACAGATTGCGTGCCTGTTCACCACTAATTTTACCATCTCTGTCTGTATCCACTTCCATAAACACTTTTGCATACTTCTGAATACCAGGACGCGTCATTTTTGGCCAAGGTTGTGATTGCTCTGAACTAGAATTTCCACCACCGACAGCCATTCCAGATGACGAGAATGACTGGGAAACTTGAGGTGAATTTTGTTGGTTACGTGCAACAGGCTGCGCCTGCTGAGGCAGACCCCCTGTAGAGGACACCGTATAAGTGCTTTGCAATGCTGCAAAAGGATCAGGCTTAGCTGAAGATTCAGGAGCACTAGTTATCGGAACAATGCCTGAGGATACAGAAGTGCTGCTTGCAGAATATGCTGGTGGCAGGGAAGGTTGCTTGGGAAGACCACGGGAGGCAGAGAATGTATCACCTCCAAACATAGAATCTGTTGTAAACCCATTGCCAGGACCATGTAGAGCTTTAGGATCACTAACTGCTGATGATGAAGATGTTGAAATTGGATGTTGAACTTTTGGTGACGCTGCAAGCATGGAGGGACTAGCTGCTCTGTTAGGCATGTGTGCTGCTGGTCCACTAGAAGCTCCAACAGTTCCACCAGCAAGCCAGCCATCTGATGAGTTTGGCAGAGTAGGACCCAGCGAGCTACCTCCACTGGGAAAAGTCAAAGGAGAGACACCCTGCGGTGGATGTGAAGCAGTAGCTGTAGGCGTAAGGAGGGGAGGCCTTGTAGACTGCATACCTTGAGACTGGAGATACTGTGGATTCATACTTTCATTTGGAGGTAACTGCCCTCTGAAACCGCTACTTTGAGAAGCAGCAGGGGGAACTCCCCCAATATGTGGTGCAGATGCAGCACCTACTGAATTTAACTGAGGTGTAGGTGTAGCTGCAAGGTTAATCTGTGGAGCAGGTATTTTAGCAGAAGCAGGACCATATAATGCTGCTTTCACGATATCTGGTGTTAGTTCTCGCTTGCTCTGTGCAACGGTTACAAGTTTAAGGGCGTTATAAAACTCTGGGCGGCTGAGGTAACCATTATGGCTCTGGTCAGCATGCATCCATATCTGCAGCCACATTATCTCAATACATTCAGCAAAAGGGTCCCAACATATAAAGGACAAGATAGCATTTCTGTCTGGTAAGTAATTTCATATACATCAAAGAACTACTACGCAATGGAACAAACAGGATGTtgataaatcaagcaaaatattcTCTGTGATAAGAGAAAACAACTAATATAACCCCCT
It contains:
- the LOC113749028 gene encoding epidermal growth factor receptor substrate 15-like 1 — its product is MAGQNQGVSMDQFEAYFRRADLDQDGKISGAEAVGFFQGSNLPKQVLAQIWMHADQSHNGYLSRPEFYNALKLVTVAQSKRELTPDIVKAALYGPASAKIPAPQINLAATPTPQLNSVGAASAPHIGGVPPAASQSSGFRGQLPPNESMNPQYLQSQGMQSTRPPLLTPTATASHPPQGVSPLTFPSGGSSLGPTLPNSSDGWLAGGTVGASSGPAAHMPNRAASPSMLAASPKVQHPISTSSSSAVSDPKALHGPGNGFTTDSMFGGDTFSASRGLPKQPSLPPAYSASSTSVSSGIVPITSAPESSAKPDPFAALQSTYTVSSTGGLPQQAQPVARNQQNSPQVSQSFSSSGMAVGGGNSSSEQSQPWPKMTRPGIQKYAKVFMEVDTDRDGKISGEQARNLFLSWRLPREVLKQVWDLSDQDNDSMLSLREFCIALYLMERYREGRTLPPQLPSIIMLDEILLSLAGPPAASHGNAGWGQNHGLRPQHSSSGALPIMQAGVRPGMQAVSRADGRSVQFSQQNARGPLVGNSHVNELSNGQQNSLEMKGQIAAETENKVENKEKLLLDSKEKLEFYRTKMQDLVLYKSRCDNRLNEITERALADKREAELLGKKYEEKYKQVAEIASKLTIEEASFRDIQERKTELHQAIIKMEQGGSADGILQVRADRIQSDLEELLKAITERCKKHGLKVKSTTLVELPPGWQPGIPEIAAVWDEEWDKFEDEGFSFDVAVSANTKPTSPQHENSSPTDSFSPDSMSNADKSERTFTKGVSAFETDSLYTHSEDESKSPRSSPARQTASESPSHDYSDNHFGKIFEADTESHRGYDESAWGTFDNNDDVDSVWGFSAKDSNHEKPSEKYFFGSSDFGGSPSRTESPQADSSFQKSSPFGFEDSVPGTPLSRAGNSPQGINAGAGDPFFDSFSRYDSFSMQDRGSPRRETLTRFDSINSTRSYDHGRGFSFDDSDPFGSNGPFKVSLDSQTPKKGSESWSSF